TGTAGAGCAAGGTTGTCAGTATGCAATATCAAGCTGCTCAATTCACAAGCAAACGAAATAACTTTTTTTCGAATATTTATTTTATGTGAAATTTTAGTAAACAATTGTTTGAAAATTTGTTTAGTCATGCTCGATTATTTTCTAGATATAGAAAACCATCTTGCCACTGTTTAATTCAAGCAATCGCAAAGATGTTTAAATGTTATTGCACGAATCACGAAACTATTCGTAATTTGTTAGTCCATCTAGTTCTAAATACATGTGGTCAACCAATGATAAAATAATAACATTACTTGATCGCTCCTTTCTGTGTCATCAACAACTGCCGGTCAAGTGCCATTTATCAACGTTAACTAGCGCGTTAGCGTTTCACATTTATTCCCAGACTTTTTCTAGGTAGTGTTATGACTTACTTTAAGCCTTCTGTTATTGCTATGGCTATTGCAACCGCAGCATCTGCTGGCAGTGTTGCGACAAGTGTTGCATTTGCTGAAACAGTAAATGAACAAGAAATTGAAAAAATAAGCATTATTGGTTCTCGCCGTTTAGGGCGCAGTATTGAAGACAGCCCTGTGCCTATCGATATTCTGGACGCTGATACGCTGGCAGGCACTGGCCTAACGGAAACTAACCAGCTGTTAAATACACTATTACCTAGCTTTAATTTCCCTCAGCCTTCATTGACTGATGGCACCGATCATGTGCGTCCCGCTCAACTGCGCGGCTTAGCGCCAGATCACACGCTAGTATTGATCAATGGTAAGCGCCGTCATACCAGTGCTTTATTGAACTTAGGTGGCTCAGCCGGCCGTGGCTCTTCGGCGGTTGATTTAAATGCGATTCCTGTGAATGCCATTGAGCGTATCGAAGTACTGCGTGACGGTGCGGCAGCACAGTATGGTTCTGACGCGATTGCTGGTGTGATCAACATTGTACTGAAAAACGCATCAAGTGGCGGTGAAGTGTCAGTTACTTACGGTGGTAATGTTACTGAAATGGAAGGAGTGCCAAATTTAGAAGGTGTTAGTGTTGGTGAAGACGGTAACTTGGCCTTTGAAACCGGTGGTGACCGCGATGTTACAGACGGACAAACGTTAACACTGCGTGCTAATTCTGGTTTTGCTTTAGGTGAAGACGGTTTTGTTAATGTCTCACTGGAATATCGCGATCGTAACACCGCCAACCGCGCTGACTTTGACCCGCGCGAAAATTACGAGCGCCAAGCAGATGGTTCATTGGACCCTAGAGAACTAACGATTAACCGTTACAACCATACCTTTGGAAATGGTGAAGTAGAAGATATCGCGGTTTTTGTTAATGCCGGCTACTACCTTGATGAAGATACTGAGCTTTACGCCTTTGGCTCATACAGTGGCCGAGAAGGTGAAAGTGGTGGTTTCTATCGCCGTGCCAAAGACAGCCGCAATGTTAAAGCTATTTACCCTGACGGCTTTGCGCCACGTATTACTTCAAAAATTAATGACTATTCATTAGCCGCAGGCGTCAAAGGCTATGTATTAGAAGAATGGAACTACGATGTTTCTGCTGTTTATGGCCGCGATCAGTTCCAATTTGGCGTCGAAAATAGCTTAAATACGTCATTGGGTGCCCAGAGCCCAACTGATTTTGATGCCGGTAGTTTGATTTACGATCAGCTTACACTAAACGCTGATTTTAGCCGTGTATTTGACTCAGCCTTATTTGAAAATGGTTTGAACGTAGCGTTTGGTGTCGAATATCGCCACGAAAGTTACGAAATTGAAGCGGGTGAGCCAGCCTCGTATCAGCGCGGTGAGTTTGGCCGTGGCGGTGCCGTGCGCACCTCAGATAGTGATGCTTTTGGCGCGGCTGGTTCGCAAGTATTTGTTGGCTTTAGCCCAGTATCTGCAGGCGACAATAGCCGCCATAATGTTAGTGCCTACATCGACTTAGAAACTGATATTACTGATTTTTGGAACATGACTGTTGCTGCGCGTTACGAAGACTACTCAGATTTTGGCTCAACGTTAAACGGCAAAATAGCTAACCGCTTTAGCTTAACCGAAGAACTTGCTTTGCGTTTATCAGCATCAACAGGTTTTAGAGCGCCATCATTGCAGCAGCAGTTTTTTACCAATATTCAGACCACGTTTGTCGATTCTGTACCAGTAGAAACGGGCACCTTTGCACCGGGCAGTGATGTTGCTAAAGCACTAGGCTCGCCGGGCTTAGACGCAGAAGAGTCTGTAAGCATCGCTGGCGGCATTACGTGGACACCAGTGGCTGAGCTTAGCTTATCAATCGATGCTTACCGCATTGATATTGATGATCGTATTGTTTTATCAAATAACCTTTCAGGCCCAGGTATTGAAAGCTTGTTGGCAGGAACAGGTGCTACGCGTGCACGTTTCTTCCTAAACGCCATAGATAGCCGCACTGAAGGTGTTGATGTGGTCGCGACTTATTCGTTAGATCTAAACACTTACGGCAACGTGCTGTTTAACGCAGGTTATAACTATAACGATAATGAAGTGACCAACATTATTGAGCCACCAGCGGCACTACAAGGTGCTGGTGTTGACCAAGGTAACTTATTCTCAGGCACAGAAATTTTGCGCTTTGAAGTGGGCTCGCCAAAAAGTAAGCTGAACTTAAGTGCGACATGGAACTTTGATGATGTTAAGGCAACGTTGCGCACCACTCGCTACGGTGAAACGCAAGACCCATCAATTAACCCTGCGCGTAATGAAGTGATCCCTACCGAATGGGTTACAGACATTGATGTCGCTTACCAATTAACTGATGGCTTATCGTTGAGTGTCGGCGCGAACAATGTATTCGATCAATACCCAGATGCAAGCCGTAACTTGATTGACGATGTGACCACCTTTACTCGTATTTTCGCTTATTCTCCGTTTGCGCCATATGGTTTCACAGGCCGATTTGTTTACGGAAAAGTTAGCTACTCGTTCTAATAGCTACTACTAACGTTTGAACTAAGTGAAAGCCCCAAAGTTTTAGAAACTTTTGGGGCTTTTTTATTTTTTGCGTTGATAGTATTGACTGCGAATTTGCTTAAATTTTCCTTCGCGTTTTGCTTTTTCGATGACCTTTTCTAATTCATCTATGTGCTCGAAAAGATGTGATTTTTTGGAAATAATAAAATGCGAGCTGCTTTTTAATGACTTTGGTTGCCACCTCGATGGCACAATCGCATCGCTAAGTTTTCGTTCAGTCAGCACTTTATTCGTACTAAGTGCGGTATGGAAAAAGCCATCAATACGTTTTCGCTCAAGTAGCTGAACTTTTTGACTAAGTGATTTAACTCTCACTTTGTTTGAATAATCTTCTTTTTCAAACATTAAATAGCTATTTGCCCCTTGGCTGAGCCCAATTATTGCGGCCTTTAGCTGTTCTGTATTAGCAATTTTATCGCGATCTTCCGCGCTTACAAAGAGCATTTCCGTGACCGCAGTGTATGCTGGCATCAATGCTACTAGCGCAGGGTTATTATCTTTACCAAATATAATAATATCGACATCTCCTTTTTCTAACTCTTTGACTCGACGGGCAAGCGGTAAAGGTTTGATGCGAATATTTTGGCTGAGCTCATCGGCCAGAAATTGAAAGTACTTTGCGTGTAGCCCATTAGGAAAACCAGGTGATACAGAGGCAATGATAGTTTCTTTAGCCAACGAAGTTGCGCTAAATAGAAAAATACTCATTACCAATGTATTAATGGAAATACGCAAATTAGAAAACTCCTAAAGGTTAGTGCGCGTTAACAGTTTGTTAATGCAAATTACGGTCATTATAGCCTAACTTGATAAGCCTTTTTTAATCAGTCGAGCGTGTTACCGTATTCGCCAAAACCAGCGCAGGTGAATGCGATGTTCGAGGGTTTGTCTGCCACATTAAAAGTCATGGGCATTGATAAAGATAGTGGAGAATCTTCTAAAAAAGAGTCAGTGCGCTATTTTGATAACACCAAGTCCGTACCAGTAAAACATGCAGGGCTATGGTTCCCGACACACGCCAAAGGACGTTTTATTGAAAAAGGCGAGGTGCTAGGAGTACTTAAGGACTACTTTGGCAATGAGCTTGAGCAAGTAATAGCGCCAGTAAGTGGTTATGGTATTTATGGCTTAAAAGGGCCTGCCATTAGAAAAGGCGATAGCGTAATGACGATTGCAATCCCAACGAATTCAATTAAAGAGTAATTATGCTCTTTAATCTCGTATTTAAGGCTATAAATTACAGCTGAAGCCACCAAGTTAAATTTGTTAAAAGTAGGCCGAGATATGAACTCGGCCTTTTAGTATTTCATTCATGACAAGCGCTCTAACTGTAAATCTAGCCTTCTGGAAAATCCAATATTTTTTTAGGGGGCGTTCGCTGCTCGAATTCTTGTGATCTTTAACCAAATCTCTAAGCAAGTAAATGTTATGTCTGTAAGCTGAGTTATGTCGCATTGGAATAACGTAACAAGAGTTTGCAAAATTGTTAATTTTCTGTAACTAATTAATGGTTGTGATTGCACTGCAGGTTCACTGCTTTATAATGCGCGCGAAATTCATCAGAACAGTTTAAAAAATGTTCGCTTGGCTCATAGAAGTAGCTGGCTTAATGCACTTACGCTTTCGGTTTCCGATCGGTAGACCAAGAAAACTGTTCACTTAAATCACTCATATTGGCACTAGCCACAAGCCCATTTAAAAACGTAATAGGGAATCAATGAAACTTGATATTCGTTCTAAAGTTGTTGCTGCGTCAGCAATCGTAATTGTTTTAGCCATTGCGCTTGTTAGTACTTTTAGCATTATTAACACGCGAGATATTGTGCTGTCTAACACAGTAGACAAGCAAATGCCTGCGGTAATGGGGGAGGTAGCCAACAGTATCAATACTGACTTACAGCGCCCAATTGCTGTTTCTCGCGTGTTGGCAACAAATCCAGATTACAAACAATTTTTAGCGAGCGGTGAGCAAGACAGTGCTAAGTTGTCTAACTACCTAAAAGCGATTAAAGAAGAGTTTAATGCAACCTCTTCATTCTATATTTCAGACATTACGGGCAACTATTACACAACAGATGGCATTTTAACGAAAGTTACCTCCAATGATCCTGGCTTCTCTTGGTTCTATGATTTTAAAGCAAGTGGTAAGCCCTTTGCTGTGGTCATTAATATTGACGAAGCGAATGGCAAAATGACCTTGTTTGTAAACTACCGTGTTGAAATTGATGGTCAGTTTAAAGCGCTTGCAGGTGTCGGTTTTGCTGTCGATAGTATGGCTGAGCTTATTAAACAATATAAAATTGGCGAAAAGGGCATCGTTTTTTTGGTTGACGAAGACGGTAAGATCGCTGCGCACCCAGATTCCGACAAGGTTGGCCAAAATTATTTCTCGCACATTGGCGCAGACAAATCGGCACTTCTTACGAAACAGGCATTTGCCAGTTATGAACTAAGCAATGCTGAACACCATAGTTTATTAGCCAGCAGCTACTTGGCTGATCTTGGCTGGTATATTGTTGCTGACGTGCCTTACGACGACGTTTTCGGGCAACTTGATAGCCTAACCTACTCGCTTGTTTTACTCGGCGTTATTATCGCTGTGGTATTTCTAGTATTTGTTACGCTAGTAATCACGCGCCTTATTTCACCGTTTAGCGACATGACCAAATTACTAGAGCAAATTGGCCAAGGTGGTGGTGATTTAACGATTCGCTTAGACGAGTCTAGAACTGATGAAGTTGGTCGAATGGCACGCGGCTACAACAACTTTGTTGAGCATCTAGCTGATATTTTACGTCAAGTTTCTCGTGCAGCGGATGAATTACAAAGCTCTGTTAGTCATGTAGATGCTAAAACCTCTGAGATGACTGATGAGCTTTCAGTGCAAACACAAAACACCGAGCAAGTGGCTACGGCAATTGATGAAATGGGGGTTACCGCAAGAGAAATTGCCAATAATGCCCAGTCAGCTGCTGATTACTCAAAAGCCGCTGAGGATTTAGCGAATCAAGGTACAGAGTCAGTGGTAGAAACTTTAGCGACAGTGAATAGTACAACCTCACAATTAGCAGAAACTACCGACTTAGTTAATCAGTTATCCGATAACACTGAGTCAATTGACGCTATTTTGGAAGTGATTCGTTCGGTATCAGAGCAAACTAACTTGTTAGCGTTAAACGCGGCGATTGAGGCAGCCCGAGCTGGTGAGCATGGTCGAGGCTTTGCCGTGGTTGCGGATGAAGTGCGCAGTCTTGCGTCTCGCAGTCATCAGTCGGCAGAAGAAATTAAAACGACCATTGAGTCATTTAAAGAGCAAACCCAAGTGGTGGTCGACTCTATCGCGCAATCAGTTGAATTGAGTAATTCGAGCTTGGCACAAGCGACTAAGTCAGGTGAGCACTTGGAAGAAATTGTTGGCAATATGGCGCAAGTCAATGAGATGAACTTCCAAATAGCTTCAGCAACAGAAGAGCAGTCTAATGTGGTAGGTGAAATTACGCCGCACGTAGCAGCCATTGCGGAAGTCGCGCAGCATAATTCGTCTAACCTCAATGAAATGGCAGATGACAGTCAGCAATTAAACGAAATGGCGAGAAGCCTAAACAAATTAGTTGCTAACTTTACCTTGGATTAGCTGAATTAGGATTAGTTAAGCTCAAAATATCTGCTGTTTGTTAACACAAGCTAAGTCGCTACTTGGCTTGTGTTTAACTTGTCTAATATCTATTTTTAGTGCGTTAGCCTTGCAGCATTAAAAACTCGACAATTTTATTCATTTCTAAATTAAAATCATCTGCTCGCACACTTTTAATCACAATACCTTCAGTGCTCGATAAATCAATATCTTCAGCCATGGTGTAGTGGCGGTGATCAATGTCGTAAAACGAACGAACTTTTGGGCGGGTTGGGTCATCGGTTCTTGCTTCAACAATGGCTAAGCGATTGGCGTTTAGTTCGACCAAAGAGCCTATTGGGTAAACCCCCATGCAGCGGATAAATTGATCAACCAGAATTTGATCAAGCTCACCATCTTTAGCAAGCTTTCTTAAAATATTAAATGCTTTAATATGGCAGTAGCCTGCTTTGTAGACTCGGTTAGCAGTAAGCGCATCGAAAATATCACAAATAGTGATCATCCTGCCGTACATTGAAATATCATCAGCCGCCAACTGGTATGGATAGCCTGAGCCATTGAGCTTTTCATGATGAAGGGCAGCGACCTCCATACTCAAATCTGAAATACCAGCAATGTTATTAATGATATCAATTGAATGTTGAACATGGGTTTGCATTACCGCAAACTCCTCAGGTGTTAATTTGGCAGGTTTATTAAGAATTTCGTCAGGTATTTTAACTTTGCCAACATCATGTAAAAAAGCGCCGATAGCAACCTCTTTGGCTAAACGCTTTTCAATGCCTAAATGGCGGCAAAATATGCTCATCAATATAGATACAGAAACTGCATGTTCCAGCAGGTAGTCATCTTTAATGCGGATATTAAGCACACAGGCTAATGCGTCTGGGTTTTTAAATACCGCTTCCACAGCATCATCAGTAACTTCTTTTACAGGCACGATGTCAACATCAATGTCATTCATGATATTGCGCAACAGTTGACGTTGAATGCTTTTTGAGTGGGAAAACAGGGCTTTTGCCTGGCTGATTTCGAAGGCCAATGGTTCTACATAAGTGTCAGTTTGCTCAGGACGAGTAAACTGAATGTCGCCATTGTCTGAATTTTTGATAACTAGTGACTTGCTAGTGTCAATTAGAACACTCGAAACGCCGTGATTAGCGAGATTATCAATAATCGCTTGCGATTTAACATGGCCTGGACCTTTTAGTTGATAGGTGCCCGTTTGTTCAACAATATCAACAATATATTGGCCCAATTTTATTTTGGTTATCCCTACTTCAATAATCATTTACTGCCATTCCGTTTCTTCTATTTAATCAAACAATCGAGCAAGGGTAACGAGCCAAGTAACCTGCCAGTGGTGTTAATGCTAAGTGTAGACGTCTAAGGGGGCTTTGCAATTTTATAAGGTGGCCTAATCATCAGTGATTGTGATCAGTATCAAGCCAGTGATGTGCGTGAAAAAAGCAAGTGCTAATGTAGGACTAGCCTATTAGCGCTGGGCTACCCATTAGCGCAGGGCTAAGCTATGTAATTGTTTGAAAGATAAGAATTAAGAGTGAGTCGGGTGTGTTGCTTTATGGCGATATTGGGCTTGGTCTGCCAGTTTAAGTAGGTCGTCCATTGTTTGTTTGCCATTACTTTGAACTGCGCCACAACTAATTGTGACTGGCAGTAATTTGTCTTGGTAGCGCATTTGATGGTTCGCGAAGAAACTGACTAGCCGTTGTGCAACTTGGTCGGCTTCGTGTTGGCGTTGGTTGGCAAGAGTAATGACAAATTCATCGCCAGCATATCTAAAGCAATGGTCAGTATCGCGAATCAGTTCTTTAATTTGGCTAGCAACATAAACCAGCACTTTGTCACCACAATCGTGGCCATAAGTATCATTGATTTGCTTAAATTTATTACAGTCAATAAATAGCAGTGAAAATGGCGTGCTGTAGCGCTTTTGGCGGCTTAACTCTTCGGTAATAGTCACTTCCATTAAGCGACGATTGGCAACGCCGGTTAGGCGATCATAATTCGCCATATATTCGAGTTGTTCACGAATCAGCACATTAGATAAACAAAGACTGACTTTAACTGCTAGCTGCTCAAGGTGGATTGTACCTAAGTCCGGTGCAAACCGGCCGCTGCTGCGATCGGTTAACAGCAAACTACCAAACAGCTTTCCTTCTAATTTTACCGGAATAAAAGCGGCAGATTTTGCCCCTTCGAACAAACTCGTTGGTAAAATACAGTCAAGTTCTGCCAGTTGATTGGTTAGCAATGGTTTTTCGTCGCCATGGAATAACGCTAGTCGTTCGGCACTAATTTGACGGGTATGTTGCGTGTGCCAATCGGTTTGAGCCACTTGGCTTAACATATAGCTGAGCGGTGGAGGGTCAATCAGCAGTAGGTGAATATCATGCAGTTGGAACTTGTTTTTTATCAATGTCAGTAGCGTTTGCAATAACTCTTTGCTTGATGAGCAGCTAAGAATTTCTGTTTCAATTTCAAACAGTTTTTTAGCGATTGCTTCATTCGTTCTGGAGTTTTCAATTAACTGCTGTATTGATGACATAGATGTCCACTCGACTATTTTTCTACTCTGTAATTGTTAAGAATTCTTGCGCATGAGGCAAGCGAAAAATTATCAGAAATTGGTATTTGTGACACTGGTATCTAAATTGCTTTATCTAGCCTATCAGTTGAGTTTCACAGTATTGTTCGCCATGTTTTTGGCGCGGCTAGTGCCGCAAATTAGGGTAGTGATTTATTGATACGTTGCGTATTTCTGCCCAGCATTGCCTTTGCAGACTATGAATTGGCAATGGCTAAGACTTTACTTATTGCTGCCGATAACGGA
This Thalassotalea euphylliae DNA region includes the following protein-coding sequences:
- a CDS encoding substrate-binding periplasmic protein, which produces MRISINTLVMSIFLFSATSLAKETIIASVSPGFPNGLHAKYFQFLADELSQNIRIKPLPLARRVKELEKGDVDIIIFGKDNNPALVALMPAYTAVTEMLFVSAEDRDKIANTEQLKAAIIGLSQGANSYLMFEKEDYSNKVRVKSLSQKVQLLERKRIDGFFHTALSTNKVLTERKLSDAIVPSRWQPKSLKSSSHFIISKKSHLFEHIDELEKVIEKAKREGKFKQIRSQYYQRKK
- a CDS encoding sensor domain-containing diguanylate cyclase, translated to MSSIQQLIENSRTNEAIAKKLFEIETEILSCSSSKELLQTLLTLIKNKFQLHDIHLLLIDPPPLSYMLSQVAQTDWHTQHTRQISAERLALFHGDEKPLLTNQLAELDCILPTSLFEGAKSAAFIPVKLEGKLFGSLLLTDRSSGRFAPDLGTIHLEQLAVKVSLCLSNVLIREQLEYMANYDRLTGVANRRLMEVTITEELSRQKRYSTPFSLLFIDCNKFKQINDTYGHDCGDKVLVYVASQIKELIRDTDHCFRYAGDEFVITLANQRQHEADQVAQRLVSFFANHQMRYQDKLLPVTISCGAVQSNGKQTMDDLLKLADQAQYRHKATHPTHS
- a CDS encoding TonB-dependent receptor plug domain-containing protein: MTYFKPSVIAMAIATAASAGSVATSVAFAETVNEQEIEKISIIGSRRLGRSIEDSPVPIDILDADTLAGTGLTETNQLLNTLLPSFNFPQPSLTDGTDHVRPAQLRGLAPDHTLVLINGKRRHTSALLNLGGSAGRGSSAVDLNAIPVNAIERIEVLRDGAAAQYGSDAIAGVINIVLKNASSGGEVSVTYGGNVTEMEGVPNLEGVSVGEDGNLAFETGGDRDVTDGQTLTLRANSGFALGEDGFVNVSLEYRDRNTANRADFDPRENYERQADGSLDPRELTINRYNHTFGNGEVEDIAVFVNAGYYLDEDTELYAFGSYSGREGESGGFYRRAKDSRNVKAIYPDGFAPRITSKINDYSLAAGVKGYVLEEWNYDVSAVYGRDQFQFGVENSLNTSLGAQSPTDFDAGSLIYDQLTLNADFSRVFDSALFENGLNVAFGVEYRHESYEIEAGEPASYQRGEFGRGGAVRTSDSDAFGAAGSQVFVGFSPVSAGDNSRHNVSAYIDLETDITDFWNMTVAARYEDYSDFGSTLNGKIANRFSLTEELALRLSASTGFRAPSLQQQFFTNIQTTFVDSVPVETGTFAPGSDVAKALGSPGLDAEESVSIAGGITWTPVAELSLSIDAYRIDIDDRIVLSNNLSGPGIESLLAGTGATRARFFLNAIDSRTEGVDVVATYSLDLNTYGNVLFNAGYNYNDNEVTNIIEPPAALQGAGVDQGNLFSGTEILRFEVGSPKSKLNLSATWNFDDVKATLRTTRYGETQDPSINPARNEVIPTEWVTDIDVAYQLTDGLSLSVGANNVFDQYPDASRNLIDDVTTFTRIFAYSPFAPYGFTGRFVYGKVSYSF
- a CDS encoding HD-GYP domain-containing protein, which produces MIIEVGITKIKLGQYIVDIVEQTGTYQLKGPGHVKSQAIIDNLANHGVSSVLIDTSKSLVIKNSDNGDIQFTRPEQTDTYVEPLAFEISQAKALFSHSKSIQRQLLRNIMNDIDVDIVPVKEVTDDAVEAVFKNPDALACVLNIRIKDDYLLEHAVSVSILMSIFCRHLGIEKRLAKEVAIGAFLHDVGKVKIPDEILNKPAKLTPEEFAVMQTHVQHSIDIINNIAGISDLSMEVAALHHEKLNGSGYPYQLAADDISMYGRMITICDIFDALTANRVYKAGYCHIKAFNILRKLAKDGELDQILVDQFIRCMGVYPIGSLVELNANRLAIVEARTDDPTRPKVRSFYDIDHRHYTMAEDIDLSSTEGIVIKSVRADDFNLEMNKIVEFLMLQG
- a CDS encoding methyl-accepting chemotaxis protein, which translates into the protein MKLDIRSKVVAASAIVIVLAIALVSTFSIINTRDIVLSNTVDKQMPAVMGEVANSINTDLQRPIAVSRVLATNPDYKQFLASGEQDSAKLSNYLKAIKEEFNATSSFYISDITGNYYTTDGILTKVTSNDPGFSWFYDFKASGKPFAVVINIDEANGKMTLFVNYRVEIDGQFKALAGVGFAVDSMAELIKQYKIGEKGIVFLVDEDGKIAAHPDSDKVGQNYFSHIGADKSALLTKQAFASYELSNAEHHSLLASSYLADLGWYIVADVPYDDVFGQLDSLTYSLVLLGVIIAVVFLVFVTLVITRLISPFSDMTKLLEQIGQGGGDLTIRLDESRTDEVGRMARGYNNFVEHLADILRQVSRAADELQSSVSHVDAKTSEMTDELSVQTQNTEQVATAIDEMGVTAREIANNAQSAADYSKAAEDLANQGTESVVETLATVNSTTSQLAETTDLVNQLSDNTESIDAILEVIRSVSEQTNLLALNAAIEAARAGEHGRGFAVVADEVRSLASRSHQSAEEIKTTIESFKEQTQVVVDSIAQSVELSNSSLAQATKSGEHLEEIVGNMAQVNEMNFQIASATEEQSNVVGEITPHVAAIAEVAQHNSSNLNEMADDSQQLNEMARSLNKLVANFTLD